In the genome of Bradyrhizobium sp. CB3481, the window TCGGGCTAACGCCCTTCCCCGACCCCTCCTTGCGCGTGCACATGGACGCGATGGCCAACAAGATCGGCTTCCCACTGCAGGCAATCACGCATGACTGAGCCAAATTCCGCGCCCAAGGAAGTCTGGATCACCGGCATCGGCATCGTCTCTTCGCTCGGCGAAGGGCTGGACGCCCATTGGGATGCGCTGAAGGACAAGAAGATCAACGTCGACGACAAGCGGTTTGCGCCCTACATCGTGCACCCCCTGGCGCCGGTCTCCTTCGATGCGCAGATCCCGAAAAAGGGCGACCAGCGCCAGATGGAAGCGTGGCAACGCATCGGCACCTATGCTGCCGGGCTGGCGCTGGATTCGGCCGGCGTGAAGGGCGACAAGGAAATTCTTGGCCGGATGGACATGATCGTCGCCGCTGGCGGCGGCGAGCGCGACCTCGCGGTTGACGTCGCCATCATGACCGCCGACGCCAAGGGCAATTCGAGCCCCGCCTTTCTCAACGAACGGCTGATGAACGATTTGCGGCCGACGCTGTTTCTGGCGCAGCTCTCCAACCTGCTCGCCGGCAACATCGCCATCGTCCACGGCGTCTGCGGCACATCGCGCACCTTCATGGGCGAGGAAGCTGCCAGCATCGACGCGGCGCGGATCGCGCTGGCCCGCATCTCCTCCGGACAGAGCGAGATTGCCCTGGTCGGCGCCGCGCATAATGGCGAGCGCTCCGATCTTCTGGTGCTCTATGAATTCGGCGACTTCAACCTGAAGGAAAAGTTCGCCCCGGTCTGGCAGCGCGAGGGCCAAAGCGGCTTTGCGCTCGGCTCCGCCGGTTGCTTCCTGGTGCTGGAATCGCG includes:
- a CDS encoding beta-ketoacyl-ACP synthase produces the protein MTEPNSAPKEVWITGIGIVSSLGEGLDAHWDALKDKKINVDDKRFAPYIVHPLAPVSFDAQIPKKGDQRQMEAWQRIGTYAAGLALDSAGVKGDKEILGRMDMIVAAGGGERDLAVDVAIMTADAKGNSSPAFLNERLMNDLRPTLFLAQLSNLLAGNIAIVHGVCGTSRTFMGEEAASIDAARIALARISSGQSEIALVGAAHNGERSDLLVLYEFGDFNLKEKFAPVWQREGQSGFALGSAGCFLVLESREHAEARGAKPYAKLTKVVADLAQRKQPGAVTKSLEALWPKLGVAAESGQLITGTTGAEPVTSEEKAFLRQHPGFAVRATGTMFGHTLETQFPLGLALAALSLSRGALFPPNDPTGFEVEKTGPPDQIVVVGTGHWQGEGMALVEAVK